The proteins below are encoded in one region of Paenarthrobacter ilicis:
- the hpaE gene encoding 5-carboxymethyl-2-hydroxymuconate semialdehyde dehydrogenase has translation MTTSVETSKHYVPQDLPTHIQHFINGAFVDSVSGKTFDVLDPVSNGNYATAAAGQKEDIDLAVAAAREAFVNGPWPKMKPRERARVLNKIADAVEAQEARLAELETFDTGLPITQAKGQALRAAENFRFFADLIVAQFDDAMKVPGSQINYVNRKPIGVAGLITPWNTPFMLESWKLAPALATGNTVVLKPAEFTPLSASLWAQIFKDAGLPDGVFNLVNGLGEEAGDALVKHPDVPLISFTGETTTGQTIFRNAAENLKGLSMELGGKSPCVVFADADLDAAIDSALFGVFSLNGERCTAGSRILVERAIYDEFCEKYAARAKNIVVGDPHDPKTQVGALVHPEHYEKVASYVEIGKSEGRLLAGGGRPDHLSEGNYIAPTVFADVAPDARIFQEEIFGPVVAITPFENDDEALALANNTKYGLAAYIWTQNLTRAHNFSQNVEAGMVWLNSHNVRDLRTPFGGVKASGLGHEGGYRSIDFYTDQQAVHITLGSVHTPKFGA, from the coding sequence ATGACGACCTCAGTAGAAACCTCCAAGCACTACGTCCCCCAGGACCTGCCCACCCACATCCAGCACTTCATCAACGGTGCGTTCGTTGATTCCGTGTCAGGAAAGACCTTTGACGTGCTGGATCCTGTGTCCAATGGCAACTACGCCACCGCGGCGGCCGGCCAAAAGGAAGACATCGACCTCGCCGTCGCCGCCGCCCGTGAAGCCTTCGTCAATGGGCCGTGGCCGAAGATGAAGCCGCGCGAACGCGCCCGCGTGCTGAACAAGATCGCCGACGCCGTGGAAGCCCAGGAAGCGCGCCTCGCGGAGCTTGAGACCTTCGATACCGGCCTGCCGATCACCCAAGCCAAGGGCCAGGCGCTGCGCGCTGCCGAGAACTTCCGCTTCTTCGCGGACCTGATCGTGGCCCAGTTCGACGACGCCATGAAGGTCCCGGGCTCGCAGATCAACTACGTGAACCGCAAGCCGATCGGGGTCGCCGGCCTGATCACCCCGTGGAACACCCCGTTCATGCTGGAGTCCTGGAAGCTGGCCCCGGCGCTGGCCACCGGCAACACCGTGGTCCTGAAACCCGCCGAGTTCACGCCGCTCTCCGCCTCCCTCTGGGCTCAGATCTTCAAAGACGCCGGCCTCCCGGACGGCGTGTTCAACCTGGTCAACGGCCTGGGCGAAGAAGCCGGTGACGCGCTGGTGAAGCACCCGGACGTTCCGCTGATCTCCTTCACCGGTGAAACCACCACCGGACAGACGATCTTCCGCAACGCCGCCGAAAACCTCAAGGGCCTGTCCATGGAGCTCGGTGGCAAGTCCCCGTGCGTCGTGTTCGCCGACGCCGACCTGGACGCCGCCATCGACTCGGCGCTGTTCGGGGTGTTCTCCCTCAACGGCGAACGCTGCACCGCCGGCTCCCGCATCCTGGTTGAACGAGCCATCTACGACGAATTCTGCGAAAAGTACGCCGCCCGTGCCAAGAACATCGTGGTGGGCGATCCCCACGATCCCAAGACCCAGGTCGGTGCACTGGTCCACCCGGAGCACTACGAGAAGGTGGCGTCGTACGTGGAGATCGGCAAGTCCGAAGGCCGGCTCCTGGCCGGCGGCGGCAGGCCCGACCACCTGTCCGAAGGCAACTACATCGCACCCACGGTGTTTGCCGACGTCGCGCCTGACGCGCGGATCTTCCAGGAGGAAATCTTCGGTCCCGTTGTGGCCATCACGCCGTTCGAGAACGACGACGAAGCCCTCGCCTTGGCGAACAACACCAAGTACGGCCTGGCGGCCTACATCTGGACCCAGAACCTGACCCGGGCGCACAACTTCTCCCAGAACGTGGAGGCCGGGATGGTGTGGCTCAATAGCCACAACGTCCGCGACCTCCGCACCCCGTTCGGTGGCGTTAAAGCTTCCGGCCTGGGCCACGAGGGAGGCTACCGCTCCATCGATTTCTACACCGACCAGCAGGCCGTTCACATCACGCTCGGCTCTGTTCACACCCCTAAATTCGGCGCTTAA
- a CDS encoding GntR family transcriptional regulator translates to MTETAVGSSPLQANPESKSQQAYAAVKERIIQGTYTPGYRLVLAKIAEDLGFSVVPVREAIRRLEAEGLVKFERNVGATVSGIDPTEYLYTMQTLSIVEGAATALSAPLIDPATIERARAVNMEMRECLDHFDPVRFTTLNQDFHSILFEHCPNPHILDLVHRGWNRLASLRSSTFRFVPGRAQESVREHEALLQLIESAADADTIEKAARHHRAATLDAYLATTT, encoded by the coding sequence GTGACTGAAACCGCCGTCGGAAGTTCGCCTTTGCAAGCCAATCCTGAAAGCAAGTCCCAGCAGGCCTACGCGGCCGTCAAGGAGCGGATCATCCAGGGCACCTACACCCCGGGATACCGGCTGGTGCTTGCCAAGATCGCGGAGGACCTGGGGTTCAGCGTGGTCCCGGTTCGGGAAGCAATCCGCCGCCTGGAGGCCGAAGGGCTGGTGAAGTTCGAGCGGAACGTCGGCGCGACGGTCTCCGGAATCGACCCCACCGAGTACCTGTACACCATGCAGACCCTCAGCATCGTGGAGGGTGCTGCCACAGCGTTGTCCGCACCCTTGATCGATCCGGCCACCATTGAACGGGCACGCGCGGTGAACATGGAAATGCGTGAATGCCTGGACCACTTTGATCCCGTCCGCTTCACAACGCTGAACCAGGATTTCCACAGCATCCTGTTTGAACATTGCCCCAACCCGCACATCCTGGACCTGGTCCACCGGGGCTGGAACCGGCTGGCGTCCCTGCGATCGTCCACGTTCCGGTTCGTCCCCGGACGCGCCCAGGAATCAGTACGGGAACATGAGGCCCTGCTGCAACTTATTGAGAGTGCGGCGGACGCCGACACCATCGAAAAAGCAGCCCGACACCACCGCGCCGCCACCCTGGACGCGTACCTCGCCACCACCACGTAA
- a CDS encoding fumarylacetoacetate hydrolase family protein, with the protein MTLEFRTQELSQDMLARTRKVIAVHINYPSRAAQRGRTPEQPSYFLKPASSLALGSADVTGTVERPAGCELLGYEGEIALVIGKSARRVGLEDAWSHVEWVTASNDLGVYDLRYADKGSNVRSKGGDGFTPVGPALIPADAVDPTRLRIRTWHNGDLVQDDTTEDLLFPFAQLVADLSQLLTLEEGDIILTGTPAGASVAKPGDVVEIEVTGGDFSSGRLATKVTEGTTPFADFGARPKTDDTQREEAYGSREAAGLEASEPAPAASVLAPELKAKLESVATATLSSQLRKRGLNNVSIDGLQATRPDRKVVGLARTLRYVPNREDLFKTHGGGFNAQKRAIDSVREGEILVMEARGEKGTGTVGDILALRAQVRGAAAIITDGGVRDYSAVADLEMPTYFANPHPAVLGRRHIPWDTDITIACGGATVQPGDIIVADSDGILVIPPAIAEELADDSIQQEKEESFIFQMVQEGNSVDGLYPMNKEWQARFQEWSARQHTAEGAHSD; encoded by the coding sequence GTGACACTGGAGTTCCGGACCCAGGAACTAAGCCAGGACATGCTGGCCCGGACGCGCAAGGTCATTGCCGTCCACATCAATTACCCCAGCCGTGCCGCGCAGCGTGGGCGTACTCCTGAGCAGCCGTCGTACTTCCTGAAGCCGGCCTCGTCTTTGGCGCTCGGCTCCGCGGATGTTACTGGAACGGTTGAGCGCCCCGCCGGTTGCGAACTGCTCGGCTATGAGGGCGAGATCGCCCTGGTGATCGGCAAGTCTGCCCGCCGGGTTGGTCTCGAGGATGCCTGGAGCCACGTCGAATGGGTTACTGCGTCCAACGACCTCGGCGTCTACGATCTCCGCTACGCAGACAAGGGCTCCAACGTCCGGTCCAAGGGCGGAGACGGTTTCACTCCGGTGGGTCCCGCGCTGATCCCGGCCGATGCCGTGGACCCCACCCGGCTGCGGATCCGCACTTGGCACAACGGGGATCTCGTACAGGACGACACCACCGAGGATCTGCTCTTCCCGTTCGCGCAGCTCGTGGCGGACCTTTCCCAGCTCCTGACGCTCGAAGAGGGCGACATCATCCTCACCGGCACCCCGGCCGGCGCCTCGGTGGCCAAGCCGGGTGACGTCGTCGAGATTGAGGTCACCGGCGGTGACTTCAGCAGTGGCCGCTTGGCCACCAAAGTAACCGAAGGTACGACGCCGTTCGCGGACTTTGGTGCCCGGCCCAAGACCGATGACACCCAGCGGGAAGAGGCGTACGGTTCGCGCGAAGCCGCCGGCCTGGAGGCTTCGGAACCGGCACCTGCCGCGAGTGTGTTGGCACCGGAGCTGAAGGCGAAGCTGGAAAGTGTTGCTACCGCCACCCTGTCCTCCCAGCTGCGTAAGCGCGGGCTGAACAACGTGAGCATCGATGGCCTGCAGGCCACCCGACCGGACCGCAAAGTGGTTGGCCTGGCCCGGACCCTGCGCTATGTGCCCAACCGCGAGGATCTCTTCAAGACCCATGGCGGCGGATTCAATGCCCAGAAGCGCGCCATCGACTCCGTGAGGGAAGGCGAAATCCTGGTCATGGAAGCCCGCGGCGAGAAGGGAACCGGCACAGTCGGCGACATCCTCGCGCTGCGTGCCCAGGTCCGGGGAGCTGCCGCGATCATTACCGACGGCGGTGTCCGCGACTACTCGGCTGTGGCTGACCTGGAGATGCCCACCTACTTCGCGAACCCGCACCCGGCAGTGCTGGGCCGCCGCCACATTCCGTGGGACACGGACATCACCATCGCGTGCGGTGGAGCCACTGTGCAGCCCGGGGACATCATTGTGGCCGACTCGGACGGCATCCTGGTGATCCCGCCGGCCATCGCCGAAGAACTCGCGGACGACTCAATCCAGCAGGAAAAGGAAGAGTCTTTCATCTTCCAGATGGTCCAAGAGGGCAACAGTGTTGATGGGCTGTATCCGATGAACAAGGAATGGCAGGCGCGCTTCCAGGAGTGGTCCGCTCGCCAGCACACCGCGGAAGGAGCCCATAGTGACTGA
- a CDS encoding alpha/beta fold hydrolase → MDIILVPGFWLDASSWEGVTPALVEAGHSVHPLTLPGLESRESPKAGIGLQTHIDAVVEKVDSLGGSVILVGHSGGGAIIHGVADARPDRVARAIYVDSGPLGEGGVINDELPEEGDSIPLPPWEAFEDEDLTDLTQELRDAFRARAIPQPKGVAFDQQHLHNERRYEVPATIIACEFPSSLLQEWMNAGHPFTAELARIRTVDLVDLPTGHWPQFTKPRELGQAIVAAAG, encoded by the coding sequence ATGGACATCATCCTCGTACCCGGATTCTGGTTGGACGCCTCCTCTTGGGAAGGGGTGACTCCCGCGTTGGTGGAAGCAGGCCATTCGGTGCACCCGCTGACGCTCCCGGGCCTGGAGTCACGCGAGTCCCCCAAGGCAGGCATCGGTTTGCAAACCCACATCGACGCCGTGGTTGAGAAGGTGGACAGCTTGGGGGGTTCAGTCATCCTGGTGGGCCACTCGGGTGGGGGTGCCATCATTCATGGCGTCGCCGATGCCCGTCCGGACCGAGTGGCGCGGGCAATCTACGTGGACAGCGGGCCCCTTGGAGAGGGCGGTGTCATCAACGATGAGCTGCCGGAGGAAGGCGACAGCATTCCCCTGCCCCCATGGGAAGCCTTTGAGGACGAAGACCTGACAGACCTGACACAGGAACTGCGCGACGCCTTCCGCGCACGGGCCATTCCCCAGCCCAAGGGGGTGGCGTTCGACCAGCAGCACCTGCACAATGAGCGCCGTTACGAAGTTCCCGCGACGATTATTGCCTGCGAATTTCCGTCATCGCTTCTCCAGGAGTGGATGAACGCGGGGCACCCGTTCACTGCCGAGCTCGCCCGGATCCGCACCGTTGACCTGGTGGACCTGCCCACTGGTCACTGGCCGCAGTTCACCAAGCCCCGGGAATTGGGGCAGGCGATTGTGGCGGCCGCGGGGTAG
- a CDS encoding GlsB/YeaQ/YmgE family stress response membrane protein codes for MGFLGFLLLGLLAGAIAKLILPGRQGGGWLVTLLLGVVGALLGGWIGGLIFNTGLQDFFSLTTWLLAIGGSIIVLLIYGLVTGRRTHHG; via the coding sequence ATGGGTTTCTTGGGATTTCTTCTTCTTGGCCTTCTTGCCGGCGCAATCGCCAAACTTATTCTTCCCGGCCGCCAGGGTGGCGGCTGGCTCGTAACCCTCCTTCTGGGCGTTGTTGGCGCACTTTTGGGCGGGTGGATCGGCGGCCTCATCTTCAACACGGGCCTGCAGGACTTCTTCTCCCTGACCACATGGCTGCTGGCAATCGGCGGCTCCATCATCGTGCTTCTGATCTACGGCCTGGTTACCGGCCGCAGGACCCACCATGGCTGA
- a CDS encoding EAL domain-containing protein, with protein MAFQPIYDSVADRVWGYEALVRGVGGEGAPEVLAKVTPAQKYRFDQQCRVKAIELASALFPPGEDLMLSINFMPNAVYEPAACLKATLRAAQRCGFPASSIMFEFTENEKVSDPAHLRAIVTEYRKQGFVTAVDDFGAGHAGLGLLVDFQPDLIKLDMELIRGIDASRARRAVVAGMIQIGRELNIRILAEGVETEAEFLTLKEAGVELFQGYWFARPAFEQLPSTQRTRRLP; from the coding sequence ATGGCGTTCCAACCGATTTATGACTCCGTTGCGGACCGCGTGTGGGGCTATGAGGCGTTGGTCCGCGGAGTGGGCGGGGAGGGAGCGCCGGAAGTTCTGGCTAAGGTAACCCCCGCGCAAAAGTACCGTTTTGATCAGCAGTGCCGCGTCAAAGCGATTGAGCTGGCATCCGCACTGTTCCCTCCGGGGGAAGACTTGATGCTCTCCATCAACTTCATGCCCAACGCGGTGTATGAACCTGCCGCTTGCCTCAAAGCCACGCTGCGGGCTGCCCAGCGATGTGGATTCCCTGCGTCTTCCATCATGTTTGAGTTCACTGAGAACGAGAAGGTGTCCGACCCCGCCCATCTCCGGGCAATAGTCACGGAGTATCGCAAGCAGGGGTTTGTCACGGCAGTGGACGATTTTGGAGCCGGCCATGCCGGGTTGGGGTTGCTGGTCGATTTCCAACCGGACCTGATCAAGCTGGACATGGAGCTCATCCGGGGCATCGACGCCAGCCGCGCTCGTCGGGCAGTAGTGGCGGGCATGATCCAGATAGGCAGGGAACTCAATATCAGGATTCTGGCGGAAGGCGTCGAAACCGAAGCCGAGTTCCTGACTCTCAAGGAGGCCGGCGTGGAACTTTTCCAAGGCTATTGGTTTGCCCGTCCGGCCTTTGAGCAACTCCCGTCAACGCAAAGAACCCGGAGACTGCCTTAG
- the mtr gene encoding mycothione reductase has product MHSASGATTVDHHYDLVIIGTGSGNSIPGPEFGDQKIAIIEEGTFGGTCLNVGCIPSKMFVLTADTALETAESGRLGLDAQVNSVDWQGMVARIFDDRIDPIAAAGEEYRRGPETPTIDVYDQHAVFVGERTLRTGQGDQQKTISGERIVIAAGSRPMIPDVISDSGVRYYTNQDIMRLPELPKSMVIIGGGYIAMEMAHVFDALGCAVTIIARSTLLGYLDEDLHRRFNDLAVERFDVRAGRTTTGVEQGADGVTVRLDDGSSATGEVLLVAAGRIPNGDRLDLASGGVAMTDDGRVDVDQYGRSTSAEGVWALGDVSSPYMLKHVANAEMRAVKHNLLNPGSLKTMPHSNVPAATFTHPQVATVGMTESQARQAGHNVTTKVQNYGDVAYGWALEDTTGICKLVADRDTGKLLGAHYLGPQASTLIQQMITVLAYDLDLRDFAEKQYWIHPALPEVTENAVLGLEFS; this is encoded by the coding sequence ATGCACTCTGCTTCCGGCGCCACCACCGTGGACCATCATTACGACCTCGTCATCATTGGCACAGGATCCGGCAATTCCATTCCCGGGCCCGAATTCGGGGACCAGAAGATCGCCATCATCGAGGAGGGCACCTTCGGCGGCACCTGCCTCAACGTCGGATGCATTCCCTCCAAGATGTTCGTGCTCACGGCTGATACTGCCCTTGAGACTGCGGAGTCCGGACGGTTGGGCCTTGATGCCCAGGTCAATTCCGTGGACTGGCAAGGAATGGTGGCTCGCATTTTTGACGATCGGATCGATCCGATCGCTGCTGCCGGAGAGGAATACCGGCGGGGTCCGGAAACTCCCACCATTGACGTCTATGACCAGCACGCTGTGTTTGTTGGCGAACGAACCCTGCGAACAGGCCAGGGTGACCAGCAAAAAACCATCTCGGGGGAGCGGATTGTCATCGCTGCAGGCTCGCGCCCCATGATCCCGGACGTCATCTCCGATTCGGGGGTCCGCTACTACACCAACCAGGACATCATGCGGCTGCCGGAGCTGCCCAAGTCCATGGTGATCATCGGCGGCGGTTACATCGCCATGGAAATGGCCCATGTTTTTGACGCCCTCGGCTGCGCGGTGACCATCATTGCCCGGTCCACCCTCCTGGGCTACCTGGACGAGGATCTCCACCGCAGGTTCAATGACCTGGCCGTGGAGCGGTTTGATGTCAGGGCCGGGCGGACCACCACGGGAGTTGAACAGGGCGCCGATGGCGTCACTGTCAGGCTCGACGACGGTTCCTCCGCCACGGGGGAGGTGCTGTTGGTCGCCGCCGGCCGTATTCCCAACGGGGACCGCCTGGACTTGGCGTCCGGGGGAGTAGCAATGACCGACGACGGCCGGGTTGATGTTGACCAGTACGGACGGTCCACGTCCGCCGAGGGTGTGTGGGCCTTGGGGGATGTCTCATCCCCCTACATGCTCAAGCACGTGGCCAACGCCGAGATGCGCGCGGTAAAGCACAACCTCCTCAACCCCGGCAGCCTGAAGACGATGCCCCACAGCAACGTTCCGGCCGCCACCTTCACCCATCCCCAGGTGGCCACCGTGGGAATGACGGAATCGCAAGCCCGCCAAGCGGGCCACAACGTAACTACCAAAGTGCAGAACTACGGTGACGTTGCCTATGGCTGGGCCCTTGAAGACACCACCGGGATCTGCAAACTCGTGGCTGATCGCGATACCGGCAAGCTCTTGGGAGCCCACTACCTGGGCCCGCAGGCATCAACGCTGATCCAGCAGATGATTACCGTCCTGGCCTATGACCTGGATCTCCGTGATTTCGCGGAGAAGCAGTACTGGATTCATCCGGCACTTCCCGAGGTAACCGAGAATGCGGTGCTCGGACTGGAGTTCAGCTGA
- a CDS encoding DUF1206 domain-containing protein encodes MKKAADVAEEASNSHAFAMVARAGFAVSGLLHLLIGVIALQLAVGGGSGEADVSGAVASLASQPVGPVLLWACFAACAVLALWQLGNAVLGYRNQSDNKLTKRLSAAGQAVVFAGLAATIVSFVMGNGQSSRESSTDGTAALMKAPFGVFLLVAVGAAIAITGVVFAVRGFRKTFTKDLQLSSGQTVRKVQRGVGVVGYIAKGIALFLVGLLVVIAAVRAQPEQSTGLDGSLKALKEQPYGPYLLAAVAVGLIAYGVFLMVKARTLKT; translated from the coding sequence ATGAAAAAGGCTGCTGACGTGGCCGAGGAGGCTTCGAACTCGCATGCCTTTGCAATGGTGGCCCGGGCCGGCTTTGCCGTCAGCGGGTTGCTGCATCTGTTGATCGGTGTGATCGCACTTCAACTCGCGGTGGGTGGGGGCAGCGGTGAAGCCGACGTTTCCGGGGCTGTTGCCTCACTTGCCAGCCAACCTGTGGGTCCGGTTCTTCTCTGGGCCTGCTTCGCCGCTTGCGCCGTCCTGGCGCTGTGGCAACTGGGCAACGCGGTCCTTGGCTACCGGAACCAGTCCGACAACAAACTCACTAAACGGCTTTCCGCCGCCGGCCAAGCCGTTGTGTTCGCGGGATTGGCCGCCACGATCGTTTCCTTCGTGATGGGCAACGGCCAGAGCAGCCGTGAGTCCAGCACCGATGGGACAGCCGCCCTCATGAAGGCGCCATTCGGGGTGTTCCTGCTGGTGGCGGTGGGCGCCGCCATAGCCATCACCGGAGTGGTGTTTGCGGTGCGTGGATTCAGGAAAACCTTCACAAAGGATCTGCAGCTGTCCAGCGGGCAGACAGTGCGCAAGGTCCAAAGGGGAGTGGGCGTGGTGGGCTACATCGCCAAGGGCATAGCCCTGTTCCTGGTGGGCCTGCTGGTGGTGATCGCCGCGGTCCGCGCCCAACCCGAGCAGTCCACGGGACTGGACGGCAGCCTGAAGGCCCTCAAGGAACAGCCGTACGGGCCCTACTTGCTGGCAGCGGTGGCCGTGGGACTCATCGCTTACGGTGTCTTCCTGATGGTCAAGGCCAGGACACTGAAGACTTAG
- a CDS encoding Asp23/Gls24 family envelope stress response protein, with translation MTNQTHTPADVPAKNTAATAPEQHTGSELSKGKDGRGATTVADGVVAKIAGIAIQEIPGVHALGGGAARAIGNLREKVGQKDLTQGVSVEVGQTQVAVDVTLVVEYPHPLQEVADAARDAVYNAIEDLVGMEVTEVNITITDIHVPSEDNDDDDADREPRVA, from the coding sequence ATGACCAACCAGACGCACACCCCCGCAGACGTACCCGCCAAGAACACCGCAGCCACCGCACCGGAGCAGCACACGGGTTCCGAGCTCAGCAAGGGCAAGGACGGCCGGGGCGCAACCACGGTTGCTGACGGCGTTGTAGCCAAGATCGCAGGCATCGCCATCCAGGAGATCCCCGGCGTACACGCCCTGGGCGGCGGCGCAGCCCGGGCCATCGGAAACCTCCGCGAGAAGGTAGGCCAGAAGGACCTCACACAGGGCGTGAGCGTTGAAGTAGGCCAGACCCAGGTTGCCGTGGACGTGACCTTGGTGGTCGAGTACCCGCACCCCCTCCAGGAAGTCGCCGACGCCGCACGTGACGCCGTCTACAACGCCATCGAAGACCTGGTGGGCATGGAAGTCACCGAAGTGAACATCACCATCACCGACATCCACGTTCCGTCCGAGGACAATGACGACGATGACGCCGACCGTGAGCCGAGGGTCGCATGA